In Sedimentibacter sp. MB31-C6, one genomic interval encodes:
- the thrC gene encoding threonine synthase, whose protein sequence is MSYESTRNSNLKVTASEAVLNGIAHDGGLFVMRNLKDKKIDIEKLLYKSYAEISRKVLKLMLDDFPEEKINDCISKAYTKKFSTEEITPVVKVGGCYITELFHGPTSAFKDVALSILPHLITASYEMNDRQDEVIILTATSGDTGKAALEGFKDIKGTKIIVFYPENGVSQVQKAQMVTQEGSNTHVCAIKGNFDDAQSGVKKLFTDKNLIENLMEYNKVFSSANSINIGRLIPQIVYYFYTYVKLIEKDIIKLKDKINFSVPTGNFGNILAGYYAKQMGLPINKLICASNENNVLFDFINTGIYDRNRQFYKTISPSMDIIVSSNLERLLYFLYDKDNNEVKKLMDDLSLKGRYEVNEKVKNKISSEFYGGCVFAKDTETTIKEVFEKYGYLLDTHTAVAYKTLEDYKDETGDNTISVVLSTASPFKFSRSVYKALFDTEEQQELEIMYELSKKTGIEIPTNLQGLENKPVIHNKVCEIDKMEEYVRTIVKQ, encoded by the coding sequence ATGAGTTATGAAAGTACTAGGAATTCAAATTTAAAGGTAACTGCTTCAGAAGCTGTATTAAATGGTATTGCCCATGATGGTGGATTATTTGTTATGAGAAATTTAAAGGATAAAAAAATAGATATAGAAAAGTTACTATATAAAAGCTACGCAGAAATTTCACGAAAAGTGTTAAAATTAATGCTTGATGATTTTCCAGAAGAAAAAATCAATGATTGTATATCAAAAGCTTATACTAAAAAATTCAGTACAGAAGAAATAACGCCTGTTGTAAAGGTAGGAGGGTGTTATATTACTGAATTGTTTCATGGTCCTACTTCCGCTTTTAAAGATGTAGCACTTTCAATTTTACCGCATTTAATAACAGCGTCTTATGAGATGAATGATAGACAGGATGAAGTAATAATACTTACTGCAACCTCAGGAGATACAGGGAAGGCTGCCTTAGAGGGATTCAAGGATATAAAAGGTACAAAAATAATAGTTTTTTATCCTGAAAACGGAGTTAGTCAAGTTCAGAAAGCTCAAATGGTTACACAGGAAGGATCAAATACGCATGTATGCGCTATAAAAGGAAATTTTGATGACGCTCAATCTGGAGTAAAAAAATTATTTACTGATAAAAATTTGATTGAAAATTTGATGGAATACAATAAGGTTTTTTCTTCAGCAAATTCTATAAATATTGGGAGACTTATACCCCAAATAGTATATTATTTTTACACATATGTTAAATTAATAGAAAAAGATATAATTAAGTTAAAAGATAAAATTAATTTTTCAGTTCCTACAGGAAATTTTGGAAATATTTTAGCTGGTTATTATGCTAAACAAATGGGGTTGCCAATTAACAAGCTTATATGTGCCTCAAATGAAAATAATGTATTATTTGATTTTATTAATACGGGAATTTATGATAGAAACAGACAGTTTTATAAAACAATTTCTCCATCTATGGATATAATTGTATCTAGTAATTTAGAAAGATTATTATATTTCTTATATGATAAAGACAATAATGAAGTGAAGAAGTTAATGGATGATCTTAGTTTAAAGGGTAGATATGAAGTTAATGAAAAAGTAAAAAATAAAATTTCTTCAGAATTCTATGGAGGATGTGTTTTTGCTAAAGATACAGAAACTACAATTAAAGAAGTATTTGAAAAATATGGTTATTTACTAGATACACATACGGCTGTAGCATATAAAACTCTTGAAGATTATAAAGATGAAACTGGTGATAATACTATTAGTGTAGTTTTATCTACAGCAAGTCCTTTTAAATTTTCTAGAAGTGTTTACAAAGCTTTATTTGATACTGAAGAGCAACAAGAACTTGAAATAATGTACGAGCTTTCTAAGAAAACAGGAATAGAAATACCTACTAACTTACAAGGACTAGAGAACAAGCCAGTGATACATAACAAGGTATGCGAAATTGATAAAATGGAGGAATATGTAAGAACAATAGTAAAACAATAA
- the thrB gene encoding homoserine kinase — protein MVKVTVPASTANLGPGFDTLGIALNLYNTYIFEEKERGLIIEGCLDVYKNKDNLVYKAFMYTAKEIGYEIKGIKITMNTNIPLSRGLGSSSACIVGGVFGANALLKGNLSKDELFKIAVKIEGHPDNIAPAVYGGLTASMMDDGIPYCIKYNINEKLMFCALIPDFETPTVESRKLLPKEVDFRDAIFNLSRVAVLLKALEEANMQLINKSLKDKLHQRYRQKLINEFDEVEKICIDNGSIAFFVSGSGPTLMNIIINIDFANNIKNNIINLKDNWRIKILQSDKIGVTVI, from the coding sequence ATGGTTAAAGTAACGGTGCCTGCTTCTACTGCTAATTTAGGACCAGGTTTTGATACCTTAGGTATTGCTTTGAATTTATATAATACATATATTTTTGAAGAGAAAGAAAGAGGATTAATAATTGAAGGATGCCTTGACGTATATAAAAATAAAGATAATCTAGTATATAAAGCATTTATGTATACAGCTAAAGAAATTGGCTATGAAATAAAGGGAATAAAAATTACTATGAATACAAATATACCCCTTTCTAGAGGACTTGGTAGTAGCTCAGCTTGTATTGTTGGAGGAGTATTTGGAGCAAATGCCTTACTTAAGGGTAATTTAAGTAAGGATGAATTATTTAAAATTGCAGTTAAAATAGAAGGACATCCAGATAATATTGCTCCTGCTGTATATGGAGGATTGACTGCATCTATGATGGATGACGGGATACCATATTGTATTAAATACAATATTAATGAAAAATTGATGTTTTGTGCATTAATACCTGATTTTGAAACGCCTACAGTTGAATCTAGAAAACTTCTTCCCAAAGAGGTAGATTTCAGAGATGCAATATTCAATTTATCAAGAGTTGCAGTTTTATTAAAGGCATTAGAAGAAGCAAATATGCAATTAATAAATAAATCATTAAAGGATAAATTGCACCAAAGGTATAGACAAAAATTAATTAATGAATTTGATGAAGTAGAAAAAATTTGTATAGATAATGGGTCAATTGCATTTTTTGTTAGTGGCTCAGGACCAACATTAATGAACATTATTATAAATATTGATTTTGCAAATAATATAAAAAATAATATAATAAATTTAAAAGATAATTGGAGAATTAAAATTTTACAATCTGATAAAATCGGTGTTACCGTAATATAA
- a CDS encoding ACT domain-containing protein → MLKKYLIVSKKILPEVYDKVIEARNLINSGSVKGISEAVKRVGISRSTYYKYKDYVFSPDENSIGRKAVVSMMLRHEKGVLSNVLNCLSGSKVSILTINQSIPINGKASVNVSLDISDIVQSIDEMIAELKKIKGVSSVKLLSIE, encoded by the coding sequence ATGCTAAAAAAATATCTAATAGTAAGTAAAAAAATATTGCCGGAGGTGTATGATAAGGTAATTGAAGCTCGAAACTTAATTAATAGTGGAAGTGTAAAAGGTATAAGTGAAGCTGTAAAAAGGGTTGGCATTAGCAGAAGTACATATTATAAGTATAAGGATTATGTATTTTCTCCTGATGAAAACTCAATTGGTAGAAAAGCAGTAGTTTCAATGATGTTAAGGCATGAAAAGGGAGTTCTTTCTAATGTTTTAAATTGTTTATCTGGTTCAAAAGTAAGCATATTGACTATTAATCAAAGTATTCCAATTAACGGCAAGGCTTCGGTTAATGTTTCTTTAGATATATCTGACATTGTACAATCTATTGATGAAATGATTGCAGAATTGAAAAAAATAAAGGGAGTAAGCTCAGTTAAGTTGTTATCAATTGAGTAG
- a CDS encoding patatin-like phospholipase family protein, giving the protein MYGLVLEGGGARGAYHVGAYKALKELNIEIGGISGTSIGALNGALMVQGDDKILEDIWYKTNSSDLFDIDESAIINLKTFNLQEINLPYLLNISKEILNNRGLDTSKIRALLETYINEDKIRISDKDFGIVTYNLTDKKPMELLKEEIPYGRLIDFLIASANLPAFKIEEMDGKKYLDGGFYDNLPIGVLAKKGYTDFIAVRTLAIGIVKKVKLKNIKVTYIQPVESLGGVIGALDFNRERSEEFINLGYYDTMKVFKKLKGYKYYCYPYKGNFIEFMSEFIILKKGRIRNIGIILGYEDLPVERMLFEKIMPRLENILEMKENNDYQDIIIRLVEQIADKYEDIERFKIYNMLEFLNLVVCKFKECPLKYTKNVPAFIKHNKILSLAVKESLIIEIFAKLFI; this is encoded by the coding sequence ATGTATGGGTTAGTATTAGAAGGGGGAGGAGCCAGAGGTGCCTATCATGTAGGAGCGTATAAAGCTTTAAAGGAATTAAATATTGAAATAGGTGGTATTTCTGGCACTTCTATTGGTGCTTTAAATGGTGCTTTAATGGTTCAAGGTGATGATAAAATTTTAGAAGATATTTGGTATAAAACAAATTCTTCTGATTTATTTGATATTGACGAGAGTGCCATCATTAATCTAAAAACTTTTAATTTGCAAGAAATAAATCTCCCCTATTTATTAAATATTTCTAAAGAAATTTTAAACAATAGAGGGTTGGATACTTCGAAAATCAGAGCCCTTTTGGAAACTTATATTAATGAAGATAAAATTAGAATATCTGATAAAGATTTTGGTATAGTAACATACAATTTAACTGATAAAAAACCAATGGAGCTTTTAAAGGAAGAGATACCTTATGGCAGACTTATTGATTTTTTAATAGCAAGTGCTAATTTACCAGCATTTAAAATAGAAGAAATGGACGGAAAAAAATATTTAGACGGTGGATTTTACGACAATCTACCAATTGGTGTACTTGCAAAAAAAGGATATACAGATTTTATAGCAGTAAGAACTTTAGCAATAGGCATTGTAAAAAAGGTAAAGTTAAAGAATATTAAAGTAACATATATACAGCCTGTGGAAAGCCTTGGAGGTGTAATAGGAGCATTAGACTTCAATAGGGAACGGTCCGAAGAATTTATTAATTTAGGCTATTATGATACTATGAAAGTATTTAAAAAACTTAAGGGTTATAAATATTATTGTTATCCTTATAAAGGAAATTTTATAGAATTCATGTCAGAGTTTATTATACTTAAAAAAGGTAGAATTAGAAATATTGGCATAATATTGGGTTATGAGGACTTACCAGTAGAAAGAATGTTATTTGAGAAAATAATGCCTAGATTAGAAAATATCCTTGAAATGAAAGAAAACAATGATTATCAAGATATTATAATCAGATTAGTAGAACAAATTGCTGATAAATATGAAGATATTGAAAGATTTAAAATCTATAATATGTTAGAGTTTCTTAATCTAGTAGTTTGTAAGTTCAAAGAATGTCCTTTGAAGTATACAAAAAATGTGCCAGCATTTATAAAACATAATAAAATATTGTCATTAGCAGTTAAGGAAAGTTTGATAATTGAAATTTTTGCAAAACTATTTATATGA
- a CDS encoding N-acetylmuramoyl-L-alanine amidase, translating to MKKFLILLFLILTFTITVTYGETITGYTNISNIGIYNEPNYTSSVNDILKLNTKVKIIEENNDWYKVKTEDGKNGWIEKYFINVPASRYVVNYSNYRINIRTSPTTGSKIVGQLLPNEKAKYIDTYHSWHIIEYNGSEYYVASWLTNIVSKELEEVYLLHDMINIRDDASTNSNIIVQGNKNDSYIVLGESNGWLKVELPNKQTGYVAGWLTTYDLNYYSEGHYGYKLTSDNLNLRTGPSSDNEKITTIKTNSSVKVIATENGWDKVLYDNGQVGWCSNDYLKTINPLRGKKILLDPGHGGKDPGAISFTGKYEKHINLTVAYKLKDKLEKLGATVYMTRNDDTYINNTARGKMADNLNADILLSIHHNSLGNSDYFGLSTYYNTINYKDTKHGYDLAESIYLNAVTINGVYRDGILDRNYEVLRETNTPAALIEIGFMSNPKEEMNIHDASFQNLMVQKIADGIIDYFLN from the coding sequence ATGAAAAAATTTTTAATATTGCTGTTTCTTATTTTAACTTTTACTATAACTGTTACATATGGCGAAACTATTACAGGTTACACCAATATTTCTAATATAGGTATTTATAACGAGCCTAATTATACTTCTTCAGTAAATGATATTTTAAAATTGAATACCAAAGTTAAAATAATAGAAGAAAATAATGATTGGTATAAAGTTAAAACCGAAGATGGAAAAAATGGCTGGATAGAAAAATATTTTATTAATGTCCCTGCTTCAAGATATGTTGTGAACTATTCTAATTACAGAATCAATATTCGTACATCTCCTACAACCGGTTCTAAAATTGTAGGACAATTATTGCCAAATGAAAAGGCAAAATATATTGATACTTACCATAGCTGGCATATTATTGAATATAATGGTTCAGAATATTATGTAGCTAGTTGGTTAACAAATATTGTTTCTAAGGAGCTAGAAGAAGTGTATCTCTTACATGATATGATAAATATTAGAGATGATGCTTCTACTAATAGTAATATAATTGTACAAGGAAATAAAAATGATTCCTATATTGTTTTAGGTGAAAGTAATGGCTGGTTAAAAGTAGAACTACCAAATAAACAAACTGGTTATGTTGCAGGGTGGCTTACTACCTATGATTTGAATTATTACTCAGAAGGTCATTATGGGTATAAACTTACTTCTGATAACTTGAATTTAAGAACGGGACCATCATCAGATAATGAAAAAATAACTACAATAAAAACAAACTCTTCTGTTAAAGTTATTGCAACAGAAAACGGATGGGATAAAGTTCTTTATGATAATGGACAAGTTGGTTGGTGCAGCAATGATTATTTGAAAACAATTAATCCTTTACGAGGCAAAAAAATTTTACTCGACCCTGGCCACGGAGGAAAAGATCCTGGTGCTATTAGTTTCACAGGGAAATATGAAAAACATATAAATTTAACTGTGGCTTATAAGCTTAAAGATAAATTAGAAAAACTTGGTGCGACAGTTTATATGACGCGAAATGATGATACCTATATTAACAACACAGCGAGAGGTAAAATGGCAGATAATCTTAATGCAGATATATTACTGTCAATTCATCATAACTCGCTGGGAAACAGTGATTACTTTGGTTTATCAACGTATTATAATACTATAAATTACAAAGATACAAAACATGGGTACGATTTAGCAGAATCAATTTATTTAAACGCTGTAACGATTAATGGTGTATATAGAGATGGTATATTAGATAGAAATTATGAAGTGTTGAGAGAAACTAACACCCCTGCCGCTCTAATAGAAATTGGTTTTATGTCAAATCCTAAAGAAGAAATGAATATTCACGACGCAAGTTTTCAAAACCTAATGGTACAAAAGATTGCAGATGGTATAATTGATTATTTCTTAAATTAA
- the cysS gene encoding cysteine--tRNA ligase, with the protein MKLYNTLSRSIEDFQPIDNNLVKMYTCGPTVYNYAHLGNLRMYIHEDVLEKALRYIGYNVKRVMNITDVGHLESDADEGEDKMLKGAKRENKTVWELAQYYADAFFSDIEKLNIKKADVVAKATDYINNYIGFIEGLENKGFTYIANGNVYFDITKVENYTKLSGMDLDQLRTASRDDVSIDVHKKNPQDFVLWFTKSKFENQAMKWDSPWGVGYPGWHIECSVISLINLGEQMDIHCGGVDHIPVHHTNEIAQTESYTGKDWVKYWWHGEFLIDNEGKMSKSSGEFLTLSLLEKKGFNPLSYRYFVLNSHYRKQLAFSFDSLKSSENAYLKLRNRIKIIKKNKREDELVNDGVNKYKKEFKSCIEDDLNTANGITVLYNMLKDDDLNNNEKLFLIEDFDQVLSLDLLKNEDESEYINEDEVKRIEEMIQKRTEAKKNKNYQLADSIRAALLEKGVILEDTRQGVNWKRVR; encoded by the coding sequence ATGAAACTTTATAATACATTATCAAGATCCATAGAAGATTTTCAACCGATAGATAATAATTTAGTTAAAATGTACACTTGTGGTCCTACGGTTTATAACTATGCCCACTTAGGAAATTTAAGAATGTATATACATGAAGATGTTTTGGAAAAAGCTCTAAGATATATTGGATATAATGTAAAAAGGGTAATGAATATTACAGATGTTGGACACTTGGAATCAGATGCAGATGAAGGTGAAGACAAAATGTTGAAAGGAGCTAAAAGAGAAAACAAAACTGTTTGGGAACTAGCTCAATATTATGCAGATGCTTTTTTTTCTGACATAGAAAAATTAAATATTAAAAAAGCTGATGTAGTTGCTAAGGCAACAGATTATATTAATAATTATATAGGATTTATTGAGGGGTTGGAGAATAAAGGTTTTACATACATAGCTAATGGAAATGTGTATTTTGATATAACCAAAGTAGAAAATTATACTAAGCTTTCTGGAATGGATTTAGATCAATTAAGAACTGCTTCTAGAGATGATGTTTCTATAGATGTACATAAAAAGAATCCTCAGGACTTCGTTCTTTGGTTTACTAAATCTAAATTTGAAAATCAAGCAATGAAATGGGATTCACCATGGGGAGTTGGTTATCCTGGCTGGCATATAGAATGTTCAGTAATAAGTCTTATAAATTTAGGGGAACAAATGGATATACATTGTGGAGGTGTAGATCATATACCAGTTCATCATACTAATGAAATAGCTCAAACAGAAAGTTATACAGGTAAAGATTGGGTTAAATATTGGTGGCATGGTGAATTTCTAATAGACAATGAAGGGAAAATGAGTAAATCAAGTGGAGAATTCCTTACGTTATCTCTGTTGGAGAAAAAAGGATTTAATCCTCTTTCATATAGATATTTTGTTTTAAATTCTCATTATAGAAAACAACTTGCGTTTTCCTTTGATTCACTTAAATCTTCTGAAAATGCATATTTAAAATTAAGAAATAGAATAAAAATTATAAAGAAAAATAAAAGAGAAGACGAATTAGTAAATGATGGTGTAAATAAATATAAAAAAGAGTTTAAAAGTTGTATTGAAGATGATTTAAATACAGCAAATGGTATTACTGTTTTATATAATATGTTGAAGGATGATGATTTAAATAACAATGAAAAATTATTTCTTATTGAAGATTTTGATCAAGTTTTATCCTTAGATTTGTTGAAGAATGAAGATGAATCAGAATATATTAATGAAGATGAAGTAAAACGTATAGAAGAAATGATACAAAAAAGAACAGAAGCAAAGAAAAACAAAAACTATCAACTTGCTGATTCTATTAGAGCGGCTTTGCTAGAAAAAGGTGTTATTTTGGAAGATACAAGACAAGGTGTTAATTGGAAAAGGGTAAGGTAA
- a CDS encoding Mini-ribonuclease 3, which yields MGKTNNEIMRKMNSIVSYKNFMHSPAQLAYAGDAVYELLVRSYIVDNYECSVNKMHRIAVKFVKAKAQANIIKELDYILTDEERKVVKRGRNSKVTSSPKNVDFMDYRYATGFEALFGYLYLNHEIDRLLELFNKTIEILKKEDKDEDNRGKKSSD from the coding sequence ATGGGAAAAACTAATAATGAAATAATGAGAAAAATGAATTCCATTGTGTCATATAAGAATTTCATGCATTCACCTGCACAACTTGCTTATGCAGGTGATGCTGTTTATGAGCTACTTGTGAGAAGTTATATTGTTGATAATTATGAATGTAGTGTAAATAAAATGCATAGAATTGCAGTAAAGTTTGTTAAGGCAAAGGCTCAAGCCAATATAATTAAGGAGTTAGATTATATATTAACTGATGAAGAAAGGAAAGTTGTTAAAAGAGGAAGGAATTCAAAAGTTACTTCTTCTCCTAAAAACGTTGATTTCATGGATTATAGATATGCAACAGGATTTGAAGCATTGTTTGGTTACTTATATTTAAATCATGAAATTGATAGATTACTAGAATTGTTTAATAAAACGATAGAAATATTAAAGAAGGAAGATAAAGATGAGGATAATAGAGGGAAGAAATCCAGTGATTGA
- the rlmB gene encoding 23S rRNA (guanosine(2251)-2'-O)-methyltransferase RlmB: MRIIEGRNPVIEALKSDSQIDKILINRETLGSVTRILQLAKEKNITVKYVNKIALDKLSENGRHQGVIAEAMEYEYKEIDDVLEYALKKGEKPFIVILDEITDVHNLGAIIRSAECLGVHGIIIPKRRAAQVNGIVAKSSAGAIEYLPVVRVNNISKTLDELKDKGLWIFGADMDAKKYIYDEKYDVPIGLVIGSEGKGIGRLVKEKCDILIKIPMNGNVNSLNASCATSIIIYEVIKQRGI, from the coding sequence ATGAGGATAATAGAGGGAAGAAATCCAGTGATTGAAGCTTTAAAAAGCGATTCTCAAATTGATAAAATTTTAATCAATAGAGAAACTTTGGGTTCTGTGACGAGGATACTTCAATTAGCAAAGGAAAAGAATATAACAGTTAAATACGTAAATAAAATTGCTCTTGATAAATTAAGTGAAAACGGAAGGCATCAAGGAGTTATAGCTGAGGCGATGGAATATGAATATAAGGAAATTGACGATGTTTTGGAATATGCATTAAAAAAAGGAGAAAAACCATTTATTGTAATTCTTGATGAAATAACAGATGTTCATAATTTAGGCGCAATCATAAGAAGTGCAGAATGTTTAGGAGTGCATGGCATTATAATTCCAAAACGAAGAGCTGCACAGGTCAATGGAATTGTTGCAAAATCTTCTGCTGGAGCTATTGAATATTTACCAGTTGTTAGAGTTAATAATATAAGTAAAACTTTAGATGAATTAAAAGATAAAGGACTGTGGATTTTTGGCGCAGATATGGATGCAAAAAAATATATTTATGATGAAAAATATGATGTTCCTATAGGCTTAGTAATAGGAAGTGAAGGAAAAGGTATAGGTAGGTTAGTTAAAGAAAAATGTGATATTTTAATAAAGATTCCAATGAACGGAAATGTTAATTCGTTAAATGCTTCTTGCGCTACTTCTATAATTATTTATGAAGTTATTAAGCAAAGAGGAATTTAA
- a CDS encoding NYN domain-containing protein, which translates to MARMKKEYLFIDGYNIINQWSYYRDVAKNIENSRNKLIELLIEYQAYKGIKVVVVFDAHLVKGSLEKIEKYAGIEVVYTKENETADSYIEKQLDKIGRYERVQVATSDNSIQQIVLARGGTRISAKEMLLELENTKLDIRTKTEQTRQKGTNVDQVLDSETLKKLEKLRKSI; encoded by the coding sequence ATGGCACGAATGAAAAAGGAGTATTTATTTATTGATGGATATAATATTATTAATCAATGGTCATATTATAGGGATGTAGCTAAAAATATTGAAAATAGCAGGAATAAGCTTATTGAATTATTAATTGAATATCAAGCATATAAGGGTATAAAGGTGGTTGTCGTATTTGATGCACATCTTGTAAAGGGAAGTTTGGAAAAAATAGAAAAATATGCTGGCATTGAAGTTGTATATACTAAAGAAAACGAAACAGCAGATAGCTATATAGAAAAACAGCTTGATAAAATTGGAAGATATGAACGTGTACAAGTAGCTACTTCTGACAATTCAATACAACAAATAGTTTTAGCCAGAGGTGGTACACGAATTTCTGCTAAAGAAATGTTGTTAGAGTTAGAAAATACAAAATTAGATATTAGGACAAAAACAGAACAAACTCGACAGAAAGGAACAAATGTTGACCAAGTCTTAGATTCTGAAACGTTGAAAAAGCTTGAAAAATTAAGAAAAAGCATATGA
- a CDS encoding sigma-70 family RNA polymerase sigma factor → MVSSIGLFNDFIYESEKYEGLSDKELIQKIRNCDNKAERYLCKRYAFIVKKIVSSFFIMGGSVDDLFQEAMIGFLKAVNSYNIEYDCNFRSFAELCIRRQIVSAIRKTKNNDLLNRCISIYDTINSEDGEIVFDKLQDKDSLNPEDVFISKEEISTYQTFTTEILSNLEKSVLREFGKGKTYEEIALTLHRDIKSIDNALQRIKKKIRNNKEKFSKDK, encoded by the coding sequence ATGGTAAGTTCAATTGGGTTATTCAACGATTTTATCTATGAAAGTGAAAAATATGAGGGGCTTTCTGATAAAGAACTTATTCAAAAAATTAGGAATTGCGATAACAAAGCAGAAAGATATTTATGCAAACGATATGCGTTTATTGTAAAAAAAATAGTTAGTTCGTTTTTCATTATGGGGGGAAGTGTAGACGATTTATTTCAGGAAGCTATGATTGGCTTTCTAAAAGCCGTGAATAGTTATAATATAGAATATGATTGTAACTTCAGAAGCTTTGCTGAACTATGTATTCGCAGACAAATTGTTTCTGCTATAAGAAAAACTAAAAATAATGATTTATTAAACAGATGTATTTCAATTTATGATACAATAAATTCGGAAGATGGGGAAATCGTTTTTGACAAATTGCAGGATAAGGATAGTCTTAATCCAGAAGATGTTTTTATAAGTAAAGAAGAAATTTCCACATATCAAACATTTACAACAGAAATTTTATCAAATTTAGAAAAATCAGTACTAAGGGAATTCGGAAAAGGTAAAACATATGAAGAAATAGCTTTAACATTACATAGAGATATTAAATCAATTGATAATGCTTTACAGAGAATTAAGAAAAAAATAAGAAATAATAAAGAGAAATTCTCAAAAGATAAATAG
- a CDS encoding dicarboxylate/amino acid:cation symporter, with product MEKKKFELKLYHKIFIGLILGVIVGIIFSNMGGPDNPTIAKILEVCVFVGNLFLRLIKMGIVPLVFFSITSGVISLGDIKRLANTGVRTILLFLGTSAGAVTIGLIIANIIKPGSAMDLGSVAADSIEMKELPGFLDSVLDFFPENPIASMANGTMLHIISFSIFVGIALIMVGERAKPVTDFIEICSETMFKIIDIVVKFTPYGVFGLMANATAQFGVEIFGPILKFIIADYLSAITFTIVVLWVICLGLIVKVNPIKFFKKAFEPWLIAFSTCTSSAALPVAMKLSKDVGIPEENSSFVLPLGATMNMNGTCIYFGIIVVFASQLYGMDLSIATQIMLVFQATLLAVGCAAVPSIGLVISITLLESMGLPLEAIALVAGIYRIVDQIHTATNSHGDLIVAAVVSKLEGTFDYERFNTEKVDITKA from the coding sequence ATGGAAAAGAAAAAATTTGAACTTAAGTTGTATCACAAAATTTTTATCGGCCTAATATTAGGTGTAATCGTAGGAATCATTTTTAGTAATATGGGTGGCCCTGACAATCCAACCATAGCAAAGATTTTAGAAGTATGTGTTTTCGTTGGTAATTTATTTTTAAGGTTGATTAAAATGGGTATTGTTCCGTTAGTATTTTTCTCTATAACTAGTGGAGTAATCAGTTTAGGTGACATTAAAAGACTTGCTAATACTGGAGTGAGAACAATTTTACTATTCTTAGGGACTTCAGCAGGTGCAGTAACAATTGGTTTAATAATTGCTAATATTATAAAACCAGGTTCAGCAATGGATTTAGGAAGTGTTGCAGCTGATAGTATTGAGATGAAAGAACTACCTGGTTTTCTTGATTCTGTATTAGATTTCTTCCCAGAAAATCCTATAGCTTCCATGGCTAATGGAACTATGCTTCATATTATTTCATTCTCTATATTTGTAGGTATAGCACTTATTATGGTTGGAGAAAGAGCAAAGCCTGTAACTGATTTTATTGAAATTTGTTCAGAAACAATGTTTAAAATAATAGACATAGTTGTAAAGTTTACACCTTATGGGGTTTTTGGATTAATGGCAAATGCAACAGCACAATTTGGTGTTGAAATCTTTGGACCTATACTTAAGTTTATAATTGCAGATTATTTATCAGCAATAACATTTACTATTGTTGTTTTATGGGTTATATGTTTAGGCCTAATTGTGAAAGTCAATCCAATTAAATTCTTTAAAAAAGCATTTGAACCATGGTTAATTGCATTTAGTACATGTACATCTTCTGCAGCGTTACCAGTAGCTATGAAACTTTCTAAAGATGTTGGTATACCAGAAGAAAATTCAAGTTTTGTACTACCATTAGGTGCAACAATGAACATGAATGGTACTTGTATTTATTTTGGAATTATAGTTGTTTTTGCAAGTCAGCTTTATGGTATGGATTTAAGCATTGCAACACAAATTATGTTAGTATTCCAAGCTACATTATTAGCAGTAGGTTGTGCTGCTGTTCCGTCTATAGGACTGGTTATCAGTATAACTTTATTAGAAAGTATGGGACTACCATTAGAGGCAATTGCCTTAGTTGCTGGTATTTATCGTATAGTTGATCAGATTCATACAGCTACAAACTCTCATGGAGATTTAATCGTTGCAGCAGTTGTATCTAAACTAGAAGGTACATTTGACTATGAAAGATTTAATACAGAAAAAGTTGATATAACAAAAGCGTAA